The DNA window ggcggcggcgaacAGAGTGACGAAGCGGTCGCGAAATGGACCCCGTCGAGCCAACGCGAAAACGAAATCCGTCGCGTCGACGTCCGCGAAACGATCCCGAAATGATAAGAATGAAGCGGATATCAATATGTCTCCAGGCGACAGCATTGCATCGGGAATAGACGACGACACCAAAAATTTGGCCCAGCCTGACTCGTCCAAACCATCACGACGGCGGTACAGAGTGTCACGAGATCGCAATAATACAAATAGCTCTTCGGCTCAGATAGATGAACACACCTCAGCACCCAACTCTGGAGGCACCAACGGCAGAAAACCCTTAAAATTTCAAGACTCCtcagacgatgacgacgacgatggtGATACCCAGCAGCGGCTTGCCGAAGCATATCAGAATTACTCAATCCTGGAAAAGAGGTTCCATGATCTTCACGAGATAGCTGTAAAAAAGGCTGAGGAGAATTTCGAGCTCCTGAAGGCCAAGACCAGTGAAAATACGAGAGGTGAGGGGCTACGATACCACCAGCACGTTTAAACACTCAAGTTCTATATTGATCGCTGATATGATGTGGTTATTAGTGGCCGATGAATTCATAGCAGAACTCAAGGAAGAGATAGCTGAGCTCACCAAGCAAAGTCAGCAAATGGAGCAATTACAGGCAGATGTAAGcgccaaaaaggccaacaTGGAGGCTATGCAAACCGAATTAGCAGAGACGGATCAGCGTCTAGCCCAAGCAAAAGCCGAGAACAAGGCTCTCTACTTAAAACTAGCAGCGAATCGGACGGGTCCAGGAGAGAACAAACCAGCTGCACAaaccaaggaggagctgtATGCTGATTTGACAGGCCTTATCGTCAGAGATGTGCGCCGCGTTGATAAAGAAGACGTTTTTGATTGCATCCAAACTGGACGGAACGGGAGTAGGTCCAGATCATTCATCTATTACAGAATTAGGATTCGATTCGATGCTGACTACTCAATAGCTCTCCATTTCAAGCTTGCCCTGGAAGATCTGGAGGCCGCCGACAGCTACGAGGATGTTCAATTTGCCTATCGACCCCAGCTGGACGAGTCTCGCGACGGAGACTTGATAGACGTACTCCCTGACTATCTAACAGAAGAGATCACATTCCCCCCGACACCAAGCGTCCAAGTTTTATGCTAGAGTAATAAAATCACTAATGGAGCGTGTAGACTAAAATTGTATAGCGGAAATAGAAATGCTAGCAATAAACGCACCTGTATCATGGCAATTAGTATTTCAAGGTAGAACCTATAATATGTGCCGGAGCTTTTACAGGAGCACAGTATAGAGTAGCAACTCACGAGCTACTtgtagtactactagtactaagCTGGTTGAGGGCCATGCAGCTTGTACTTCTACCTCCGACTAGAGGCAAAGACATCGGAGGTACTCAGGAACGGAGTAGCTGCCGTTATGATCGCGCTAATGGCTGGGTACCTGAAACCAACCGATAGGCTAGAAACCGTAGTTCCAAAGTACTGCTACTCCGGACTACAAGGAGCAATGCTTGGTAAAAGCCGAGGCAGGGCGCGCTTCATGTTTTACTAAGATCAAGTGTCGCTCACCAGCTTCCAGATCCCACGTTTGATGAGAGCGTCTCGGACTTGTCGATACGTACTCCTTGCCGATTCGTCCTGTGctctacctacctaggccTATTATTTCAGCATCGCATCAGCCACGAGCAGTAACACAACCACCCGGATCCGGCCTCTTCCCAGGCGCCGACTACTCTGAACCAAGGCCACACAGAGCATGCTCGCGCTCGTCTTGCTTGTTTGATCCTGCTGTCCAAGCATAACGCAAGCGTGGTCCTTTCTGCAGCCTCATATCGGATATCGGATACACGGCTCTGATTTGGCGACGGATGAGCTTCGATGCTCATATCCCAATCCATTTGCGTCGCTGAAGATTGATATCGACATCGTAC is part of the Trichoderma atroviride chromosome 1, complete sequence genome and encodes:
- a CDS encoding uncharacterized protein (EggNog:ENOG41), yielding MRDRPAAANRVTKRSRNGPRRANAKTKSVASTSAKRSRNDKNEADINMSPGDSIASGIDDDTKNLAQPDSSKPSRRRYRVSRDRNNTNSSSAQIDEHTSAPNSGGTNGRKPLKFQDSSDDDDDDGDTQQRLAEAYQNYSILEKRFHDLHEIAVKKAEENFELLKAKTSENTRVADEFIAELKEEIAELTKQSQQMEQLQADVSAKKANMEAMQTELAETDQRLAQAKAENKALYLKLAANRTGPGENKPAAQTKEELYADLTGLIVRDVRRVDKEDVFDCIQTGRNGTLHFKLALEDLEAADSYEDVQFAYRPQLDESRDGDLIDVLPDYLTEEITFPPTPSVQVLC